The proteins below are encoded in one region of Rhizobacter sp.:
- the gmd gene encoding GDP-mannose 4,6-dehydratase, which translates to MSHKKVALITGVTGQDGAYLSELLLKKGYEVHGIKRRSSLFNTDRIDHLYQDPHVDNKNFILHYGDLTDSTNLIRIIQQVQPDEIYNLAAMSHVAVSFETPEYTANADGIGTLRILEAIRILGLEKKTRFYQASTSELYGLVQEIPQKETTPFYPRSPYAVAKMYAYWITVNYREAYGLYACNGILFNHESPLRGETFVTRKITRAIARIALGLQDCLHLGNMSALRDWGHARDYVEMQWLMLQQDKPEDFVIATGVQYSVRQFVEFAAKELGVTVTFTGEGVNEIGTVTKVEGDKAKCKVGDVIVRVDPRYFRPTEVETLLGDPTKAKQKLGWVPTTSLPELVKEMVEADYNSARRDSLVKMAGFQAYDYHE; encoded by the coding sequence ATGTCCCACAAGAAAGTTGCCCTCATCACCGGCGTGACCGGCCAGGATGGTGCGTACCTGTCCGAACTGCTGCTGAAGAAGGGCTACGAAGTCCACGGCATCAAGCGCCGCTCGAGCCTTTTCAACACCGACCGCATCGACCACCTCTACCAGGATCCGCACGTCGACAACAAGAACTTCATCCTGCACTACGGTGACCTGACGGACAGCACCAACCTGATCCGCATCATCCAGCAGGTGCAGCCCGACGAGATCTACAACCTCGCCGCGATGAGCCACGTGGCGGTGAGCTTCGAGACGCCCGAGTACACGGCGAATGCCGACGGCATCGGCACGCTGCGCATCCTGGAGGCCATCCGCATCCTCGGCCTCGAGAAGAAGACCCGCTTCTACCAGGCCAGCACCTCCGAGCTGTACGGCCTGGTGCAGGAAATTCCGCAGAAGGAGACCACGCCCTTCTACCCGCGCAGCCCCTACGCGGTGGCGAAGATGTACGCCTACTGGATCACCGTCAACTACCGCGAGGCCTACGGCCTCTACGCGTGCAACGGCATCCTCTTCAACCACGAGAGCCCGCTGCGTGGCGAGACCTTCGTGACGCGCAAGATCACGCGTGCCATCGCCCGCATCGCGCTCGGCCTGCAAGACTGCCTGCACCTGGGCAACATGAGCGCCCTGCGCGACTGGGGCCATGCGCGCGACTACGTCGAGATGCAGTGGCTGATGCTGCAGCAAGACAAGCCCGAAGACTTCGTCATCGCGACCGGCGTGCAGTACAGCGTGCGCCAGTTCGTCGAGTTCGCCGCCAAGGAGCTGGGCGTGACCGTCACCTTCACCGGCGAAGGCGTGAACGAGATCGGCACCGTCACCAAGGTCGAAGGCGACAAGGCCAAGTGCAAGGTGGGCGACGTGATCGTGCGCGTCGACCCGCGCTACTTCCGCCCCACCGAAGTGGAAACGCTGCTGGGTGACCCCACCAAGGCCAAGCAGAAGCTCGGCTGGGTGCCCACCACCTCGCTGCCCGAGCTGGTGAAGGAAATGGTCGAGGCCGACTACAACTCGGCGCGCCGCGACAGCCTGGTCAAGATGGCTGGCTTCCAGGCCTACGACTACCACGAGTAA
- the ubiB gene encoding ubiquinone biosynthesis regulatory protein kinase UbiB — translation MRHLFRLVFIVFTVLRFGLDELALSGFKQRWVRALVRVMTLGRRLDAPPGRRLREALERLGPIFVKFGQVLSTRRDLLPPEVADELARLQDRVPPFPAPVARALVEKAYGRPIESVFASFEAEPVASASIAQVHFATLKDGREVAVKVLRPGMLAVIDDDLSLLRTLARWVERLSADGKRLKPREVVAEFDKYLHDELDLVREAANAAQLRRNMEGLDLVLVPEMVWDLCTSGVIVMERMYGVPISQTQRLREAGVDIKKLARDGVTIFFTQVFRDGFFHADMHPGNIQVSVDRATFGRYIALDFGIVGTLTEVDKDYLAQNFIAFFRRDYKRVAELHLESGWVPPGTRVDELEGAIRAVCEPHFDRPLKDISLGQVLLRLFQTSRRFNVEIQPQLVLLQKTLLNIEGLGRQLDPELDLWSTAKPFLERWMNEQIGWRGLVERLKKEAPHWAQIVPELPRLVHHALQQRGQGADARLVETLLAEQRHTNHLLRVLIYGGLGFAVGVIATVAVRWSVG, via the coding sequence ATGAGGCATCTTTTCCGGCTGGTCTTCATCGTCTTCACCGTCCTGCGCTTCGGCCTGGACGAGCTGGCGCTGTCGGGCTTCAAGCAACGCTGGGTGCGTGCGCTGGTGCGGGTGATGACGCTCGGCCGTCGCCTCGACGCGCCGCCCGGCCGCCGCCTGCGCGAGGCGCTCGAGCGGCTGGGGCCGATCTTCGTGAAGTTCGGGCAGGTGCTGTCGACGCGGCGAGACCTGCTGCCGCCCGAGGTGGCCGACGAGCTCGCCCGCCTGCAGGACCGGGTGCCGCCGTTTCCGGCGCCGGTGGCGCGAGCGCTGGTCGAGAAGGCCTATGGCCGTCCGATCGAATCGGTCTTTGCGAGCTTCGAGGCGGAGCCGGTGGCCAGTGCGTCCATCGCCCAGGTGCACTTCGCCACCCTGAAAGACGGCCGCGAAGTGGCGGTGAAGGTGCTGCGCCCCGGCATGCTGGCGGTGATCGACGACGACCTGTCGCTCCTGCGCACGCTGGCACGCTGGGTCGAGCGGCTGTCGGCCGACGGCAAGCGTCTGAAGCCCCGCGAGGTGGTGGCCGAATTCGACAAGTACCTGCACGACGAGCTCGACCTCGTGCGCGAGGCGGCCAACGCGGCGCAGCTTCGCCGCAACATGGAGGGCCTCGACCTCGTGCTCGTGCCCGAGATGGTGTGGGACTTGTGCACGTCGGGCGTGATCGTGATGGAGCGCATGTACGGCGTGCCCATCAGCCAGACGCAGCGCCTGCGCGAAGCCGGCGTCGACATCAAGAAGCTCGCGCGCGACGGTGTCACGATCTTCTTCACGCAGGTGTTCCGCGACGGCTTCTTCCACGCCGACATGCACCCGGGCAATATCCAGGTGAGCGTCGACCGGGCCACCTTCGGCCGCTACATCGCGCTCGATTTCGGCATCGTGGGCACGCTGACCGAGGTCGACAAGGACTACCTGGCGCAGAACTTCATCGCCTTCTTCCGCCGCGACTACAAGCGCGTGGCCGAGCTGCACCTGGAATCGGGCTGGGTGCCGCCGGGCACGCGCGTCGACGAGCTCGAAGGCGCGATCCGTGCCGTCTGCGAGCCGCACTTCGACCGGCCGCTGAAAGACATCTCGCTCGGCCAGGTGCTCTTGCGCTTGTTCCAGACCTCGCGCCGCTTCAACGTCGAGATCCAGCCGCAGCTGGTGCTCCTGCAGAAGACGCTGCTCAACATCGAAGGCCTGGGCCGCCAGCTCGACCCCGAGCTCGACCTCTGGAGCACCGCCAAGCCCTTCCTCGAGCGCTGGATGAACGAGCAGATTGGCTGGCGCGGCCTGGTCGAGCGCCTCAAGAAGGAAGCACCGCACTGGGCGCAGATCGTTCCTGAGCTGCCGCGGCTGGTGCACCATGCCTTGCAGCAGCGCGGGCAGGGCGCCGATGCGCGCCTGGTCGAAACTCTGCTGGCCGAACAGCGCCACACCAACCACCTGCTGCGGGTGCTGATCTACGGCGGGCTGGGGTTTGCCGTCGGCGTGATTGCGACGGTGGCAGTGCGCTGGTCGGTCGGCTGA
- a CDS encoding sodium:solute symporter family protein, giving the protein MNTTLISFVVLYLLGTLALGVWAGTRIKNTTDFAIAGRSLPLIMVVTTTFATWFGAETVMGIPAKFVQSGLGAIVEDPFGAGTCLILVGIFFAAKLYKQNLLTIGDFYRQRYGKGIEVFCSVAIILSYLGWVAAQITALGLVFTVLTNGAMGETAGMIVGTLAVLIYVVVGGFLAVAWTDFIQMIVLVIGLSIIAIFASDLAGGSDKVLALASQKELWNFLPPPTFTEIAMFVGAGLTMMLGSIPQQDVFQRVMSAKDANTARNGAMIGGFSYILFAFVPMFIVLSAVVVMGDSALEMAKNDYQRLLPTFVLTKMPLIMQIIFFGALLSAIKSTSSATLLAPSTSFVENILKNLRPGMSDKEQLFAMRATIVAFAGLVLAYAIAMKGTPIYDLVSAAYQVTLVGAFVPLVFGLYWKRATTQGAISSVAAGIAVWIVFFPQISTFGEAFPGQLAGLLAAIVGMVVGSLAPQVLKNRHEARQAVA; this is encoded by the coding sequence ATGAACACCACCCTCATTTCCTTTGTCGTGCTGTACCTCCTGGGCACCCTGGCGCTCGGCGTCTGGGCCGGCACCCGCATCAAGAACACCACCGACTTCGCCATCGCCGGCCGCAGCCTGCCGCTGATCATGGTGGTCACCACCACCTTCGCCACCTGGTTCGGTGCCGAGACGGTGATGGGCATCCCGGCCAAGTTCGTGCAAAGCGGCCTGGGCGCGATCGTCGAAGACCCGTTCGGCGCCGGCACCTGCCTGATCCTCGTGGGCATCTTCTTCGCCGCCAAGCTCTACAAGCAGAACCTGCTCACCATCGGCGACTTCTACCGCCAGCGCTACGGCAAGGGCATCGAGGTCTTCTGCTCGGTGGCGATCATCCTGAGCTACCTCGGGTGGGTGGCCGCGCAGATCACCGCGCTCGGCCTGGTGTTCACGGTGCTCACCAACGGTGCGATGGGCGAGACGGCCGGCATGATCGTCGGCACCCTCGCAGTGCTGATCTACGTGGTGGTCGGTGGCTTCCTCGCGGTCGCCTGGACCGACTTCATCCAGATGATCGTGCTCGTGATCGGCCTCTCGATCATCGCCATCTTCGCGAGCGACCTCGCCGGCGGCTCCGACAAGGTGCTGGCCCTGGCCAGCCAGAAGGAGCTGTGGAACTTCCTGCCGCCGCCCACCTTCACCGAGATCGCAATGTTCGTGGGCGCCGGGCTCACGATGATGCTCGGGAGCATTCCGCAGCAAGACGTCTTCCAGCGCGTGATGTCGGCCAAGGACGCCAACACCGCGCGCAACGGCGCCATGATCGGCGGCTTCAGCTACATCCTCTTCGCCTTCGTGCCGATGTTCATCGTGCTGAGCGCCGTGGTGGTGATGGGCGACAGCGCCCTCGAGATGGCGAAGAACGACTACCAGCGCCTCCTGCCCACCTTCGTGCTGACGAAGATGCCGCTGATCATGCAGATCATCTTCTTCGGGGCGCTGCTGTCGGCCATCAAGAGCACCTCGTCGGCCACGCTGCTCGCGCCGAGCACGAGCTTCGTCGAGAACATCCTGAAGAACCTGCGCCCCGGCATGAGCGACAAGGAACAGCTCTTCGCCATGCGCGCCACCATCGTTGCCTTCGCCGGCCTGGTGCTGGCCTATGCCATCGCGATGAAGGGCACGCCGATCTATGACCTCGTCTCGGCGGCCTACCAGGTCACGCTGGTGGGCGCCTTCGTGCCACTGGTGTTCGGCCTCTACTGGAAGCGCGCCACCACCCAGGGCGCGATCAGCTCGGTGGCCGCCGGCATCGCGGTGTGGATCGTCTTCTTCCCGCAGATTTCGACCTTCGGCGAAGCCTTCCCCGGCCAGCTGGCGGGCTTGCTGGCCGCCATCGTGGGCATGGTCGTCGGCTCGTTGGCGCCGCAGGTTCTCAAGAACCGTCACGAAGCCCGCCAGGCCGTGGCTTGA
- a CDS encoding GDP-L-fucose synthase, with protein sequence MDKNAKIYVAGHRGMVGSALVRRLQAGGYRNIVTRTHAELDLLDQQAVHAFLSAEKPDYSFIAAAKVGGIQANNIYRADFLYQNLMIEANLVHGAHLAGIQRMMFLGSSCIYPRDCPQPIKEDYLLTGPLEQTNEPYAIAKITGIKLCDAYNAQYGRQYVSVMPTNLYGPNDNYDLATSHVLPALLRKAHEARERGDGEYVVWGSGTPKREFLYVDDLADACVHLAEQGYDGPLVNIGTGEDVTIRELAESVMKTVGFEGRIVFDSSKPDGTPRKLLDVSRLASLGWRAKTSLQEGLRLTYETAPFRQ encoded by the coding sequence ATGGACAAGAACGCCAAGATCTACGTGGCCGGGCATCGCGGCATGGTGGGCAGCGCCCTCGTGCGCCGCCTGCAGGCCGGCGGCTACCGCAACATCGTGACGCGCACGCATGCCGAGCTCGACCTGCTCGACCAGCAGGCCGTGCATGCCTTCCTCTCGGCCGAGAAACCCGACTACAGCTTCATCGCCGCGGCCAAGGTGGGCGGCATCCAGGCCAACAACATCTACCGCGCCGACTTCCTCTATCAAAACCTCATGATCGAGGCCAACCTCGTGCACGGCGCCCACCTCGCGGGCATCCAGCGCATGATGTTCCTCGGCTCGAGCTGCATCTACCCGCGCGACTGCCCGCAGCCGATCAAGGAAGACTACCTGCTGACTGGCCCGCTGGAGCAGACCAACGAGCCGTATGCGATCGCCAAGATCACCGGCATCAAGCTCTGCGACGCCTACAACGCGCAATACGGCCGCCAGTACGTGAGCGTGATGCCCACCAACCTTTACGGCCCGAACGACAACTACGACCTCGCCACCAGCCACGTGCTGCCGGCCCTGCTGCGCAAGGCGCATGAAGCACGCGAACGCGGCGACGGTGAATACGTGGTCTGGGGCAGCGGCACTCCCAAGCGCGAATTCCTCTACGTCGACGACCTGGCCGACGCCTGCGTGCACCTGGCCGAGCAGGGTTACGACGGCCCGCTGGTCAACATCGGCACAGGCGAAGACGTGACCATCCGCGAGCTGGCCGAGTCCGTCATGAAGACCGTGGGCTTCGAAGGCCGCATCGTCTTCGACAGCAGCAAGCCCGACGGCACGCCACGCAAGCTGCTCGACGTGAGCCGCCTCGCCTCGCTCGGCTGGCGCGCCAAGACCAGCCTGCAAGAGGGCCTGCGCCTCACCTACGAGACCGCGCCGTTCCGCCAGTAA
- a CDS encoding mannose-1-phosphate guanylyltransferase/mannose-6-phosphate isomerase → MAGGSGTRLWPLSRALYPKQFLVLHGNRSLFQQAASRLAGLATDGLAVAPPCVVGNEEHRFLVLDQLRELQLPPATVLLEPMGRNTAPAMTLAALQATSSGQDPVLVVTPADQTVVDEAAFTTALRQAVREAAKGTFVILGVTPDRAETGYGYIRADGPKVAQFVEKPDAATAERYLAAGGYFWNSGMFVVRASVWLKALERFRPDIASSTRAAWAAHKVDASFVRPGKAEFAAIPSESVDYAVMEKCPGSGEFDIGMVPLSAGWSDLGAWDAVWQVGDKDADDNVAIGDAMLRDSHHTLVHATSRLVSVVGLDNVVVVETPDAVLVADRSRSQDVKHIVNRLQTDGRSEQTLHRQVHRPWGWYDSIDAGPRFQVKRIMVKPGASLSLQMHHHRAEHWIVVSGTAEVTNGDKVILLGENQSTYIPLGQTHRLANPGKVPLEIIEVQSGSYLGEDDIVRFEDTYGRG, encoded by the coding sequence ATGGCGGGCGGCAGCGGCACGCGGCTCTGGCCGCTGTCGCGCGCCCTGTACCCGAAGCAGTTCCTCGTGCTGCATGGCAACCGCAGCCTCTTCCAGCAGGCGGCCAGCCGGCTGGCCGGGCTCGCCACCGACGGGTTGGCCGTCGCCCCGCCCTGCGTGGTGGGCAACGAGGAACATCGCTTCCTGGTGCTCGACCAGCTGCGCGAACTCCAGTTGCCGCCCGCCACCGTCCTGCTCGAACCGATGGGCCGCAACACCGCCCCGGCGATGACCCTGGCCGCCCTGCAAGCGACCTCCTCCGGCCAGGACCCGGTGCTTGTGGTCACCCCGGCCGACCAGACGGTGGTCGACGAGGCCGCCTTCACCACGGCGCTGCGCCAGGCCGTGCGCGAGGCCGCCAAGGGCACCTTCGTGATCCTCGGCGTCACACCCGACCGCGCCGAGACCGGCTACGGCTACATCCGCGCCGATGGCCCCAAGGTCGCGCAGTTCGTCGAGAAGCCCGACGCCGCCACCGCCGAGCGCTATCTGGCCGCGGGCGGCTACTTCTGGAACAGCGGCATGTTCGTCGTGCGGGCGTCGGTGTGGCTCAAGGCCCTGGAGCGCTTCCGCCCCGACATCGCAAGCAGCACCCGCGCCGCGTGGGCCGCGCACAAGGTCGATGCGAGCTTCGTGCGGCCGGGCAAGGCAGAGTTCGCCGCCATCCCCAGCGAGTCGGTCGACTACGCGGTGATGGAGAAGTGCCCCGGCTCCGGAGAATTCGACATCGGCATGGTGCCGCTGTCGGCCGGCTGGTCCGACCTGGGCGCCTGGGACGCCGTCTGGCAGGTGGGCGACAAGGACGCCGACGACAACGTCGCCATCGGTGACGCCATGCTGCGCGACAGCCACCACACGCTCGTGCACGCCACGAGCCGGCTCGTCAGCGTGGTCGGCCTCGACAACGTGGTCGTGGTCGAGACGCCCGATGCGGTGCTGGTGGCCGACCGCAGCCGCAGCCAGGACGTCAAGCACATCGTCAACCGCCTGCAGACCGACGGCCGCAGCGAGCAGACCCTGCACCGCCAGGTGCACCGCCCCTGGGGCTGGTACGACAGCATCGATGCCGGCCCGCGCTTCCAAGTCAAGCGCATCATGGTCAAGCCGGGCGCGAGCCTCAGCCTGCAGATGCACCACCACCGCGCCGAACACTGGATCGTGGTGAGCGGCACCGCCGAGGTCACCAACGGCGACAAGGTGATCCTGCTCGGCGAGAACCAGAGCACCTACATCCCGCTCGGCCAGACCCACCGGCTGGCCAACCCCGGCAAAGTGCCGCTCGAGATCATCGAGGTGCAGTCGGGCAGCTACCTGGGCGAAGACGACATCGTCCGCTTCGAAGACACCTACGGGCGCGGCTGA
- a CDS encoding DUF502 domain-containing protein: protein MKKYLIAGLLVWLPLAITIWVLHSVLGLMDDVFGALISGTQAVLPAAAHESLEALRRIPGLGVVVMIAGLLLTGVFAANMFGQWALTRANLLLIKIPIVKSIYSSVKQVSDTLFSSSGNAFREAVLVQYPRHGAWTIAFVTGKPGGEAAIHLSGDYLSVYVPTTPNPTSGFFLMVPRSDVIVLNMSVDEALKYVISMGVVAPPLPVAAPEPARNLPG from the coding sequence GTGAAGAAATACCTGATCGCGGGCCTGCTGGTCTGGCTGCCGCTGGCCATCACGATCTGGGTCTTGCATTCGGTGCTCGGCCTGATGGACGACGTGTTCGGCGCGCTCATCTCGGGCACGCAGGCGGTGCTGCCGGCCGCGGCGCACGAGTCGCTGGAAGCGCTGCGCCGGATCCCCGGCCTGGGCGTGGTGGTGATGATCGCCGGCCTGCTGCTCACCGGCGTCTTCGCGGCCAACATGTTCGGCCAGTGGGCGCTCACGCGGGCCAACCTGCTGCTGATCAAGATCCCCATCGTCAAGTCGATCTACAGCTCGGTGAAGCAGGTGTCGGACACCCTCTTTTCCAGCAGCGGCAATGCCTTCCGCGAAGCGGTGCTGGTGCAGTACCCGCGCCACGGGGCGTGGACCATCGCCTTCGTCACCGGCAAGCCGGGCGGCGAGGCGGCCATCCACCTGTCGGGCGACTACCTCAGCGTGTACGTGCCGACCACGCCGAACCCGACCTCCGGCTTCTTCCTCATGGTGCCGCGCAGTGATGTGATCGTGCTCAACATGAGCGTCGACGAGGCGCTGAAGTACGTCATTTCCATGGGCGTGGTGGCGCCGCCGCTGCCGGTGGCCGCGCCGGAGCCGGCGCGAAACCTGCCGGGCTAG
- a CDS encoding undecaprenyl-phosphate glucose phosphotransferase has translation MFEDRPYKRTFYSAPQSVTSLAAAFLEPTITVLTFLGANLYLDAFIGRPELVLCLLVFALTFPGHNRFRQNLIAAGVDIVSSWVVLMGVLLLCGYVTRSLSYFEQQALVIWVVATPIVQWLGVWAGRRVVLHQLSQPEARRRAIVIGAGPQGVKVMRALTLSEDKGVDFLGYFDDRADARVDGLAMDQVKGGLKDVADFIRRQGIHEVFITLPLGSQPRIVELLEQMQDTTASLFFVPDIFGISIIQGRLQDMNGLPIVGICETPFTGTNELVKRVSDVVLASIILVLISPILLAIAIGVKLSSPGPVIFKQRRTGLDGEDIMVYKFRSMTTQDNGAVVKQATKGDSRITPFGAFIRKTSLDELPQFFNVLQGRMSIVGPRPHAIAHNEEYRRIVKAYMVRHKVKPGITGWAQVNGQRGETDTVDKMQARVEYDLEYLRNWSLALDLQIIVRTIRLVFFDRNAY, from the coding sequence ATGTTTGAAGACCGACCGTACAAGCGAACGTTCTACAGCGCTCCGCAATCGGTGACCTCGCTCGCGGCTGCGTTCCTCGAGCCGACGATCACCGTCCTCACCTTCCTCGGTGCCAACCTCTACCTCGACGCGTTCATCGGGCGGCCCGAACTCGTGCTGTGCCTGCTCGTCTTCGCGCTGACCTTCCCCGGCCACAACCGCTTCCGCCAGAACCTGATCGCCGCCGGTGTCGACATCGTGTCGTCATGGGTGGTGCTGATGGGTGTGCTGCTGTTGTGCGGCTACGTGACCCGCAGCCTCAGCTACTTCGAGCAGCAGGCGCTCGTGATCTGGGTCGTGGCCACGCCCATCGTGCAGTGGCTGGGTGTGTGGGCCGGCCGCCGCGTGGTGCTGCACCAACTCTCACAACCGGAAGCACGCCGCCGCGCCATCGTGATCGGCGCCGGGCCGCAAGGCGTCAAGGTCATGCGTGCCCTGACGCTGAGCGAAGACAAGGGTGTCGACTTCCTCGGCTACTTCGACGACCGCGCCGATGCGCGTGTCGACGGCCTGGCCATGGACCAGGTCAAGGGCGGCCTGAAAGACGTGGCCGACTTCATCCGCCGCCAGGGCATCCACGAGGTCTTCATCACGCTGCCGCTCGGCTCGCAGCCGCGCATCGTCGAGCTGCTCGAGCAGATGCAGGACACCACCGCCTCGCTCTTCTTCGTGCCCGACATCTTCGGCATCAGCATCATCCAGGGCCGCCTGCAGGACATGAACGGCCTGCCGATCGTCGGCATCTGCGAGACGCCCTTCACCGGCACCAACGAACTCGTCAAGCGGGTGAGCGACGTGGTGCTGGCGTCGATCATCCTGGTGCTGATCTCGCCCATCCTGCTGGCGATCGCCATCGGCGTGAAGCTGAGTTCGCCCGGCCCGGTGATCTTCAAGCAGCGGCGCACCGGCCTCGATGGCGAAGACATCATGGTCTACAAGTTCCGCTCGATGACCACGCAAGACAACGGCGCGGTCGTCAAGCAGGCCACCAAGGGCGACTCGCGCATCACGCCATTCGGCGCGTTCATCCGCAAGACCTCGCTCGACGAGCTGCCGCAGTTCTTCAACGTGCTGCAAGGCCGCATGAGCATCGTCGGGCCGCGGCCGCACGCGATCGCGCACAACGAGGAATACCGCCGCATCGTCAAGGCCTACATGGTTCGCCACAAGGTGAAGCCCGGCATCACCGGCTGGGCGCAGGTGAACGGCCAGCGCGGCGAAACCGACACGGTCGACAAGATGCAGGCCCGCGTCGAGTACGACCTCGAGTACCTGCGCAACTGGTCGCTGGCGCTCGACCTGCAGATCATTGTGCGTACCATCCGGCTCGTCTTCTTCGACCGCAACGCGTACTGA
- a CDS encoding zinc ribbon domain-containing protein: MPIYAYRCEACGHAKDVLQKISDPVLSTCPSCGASAFKKQVTAAGFQLKGSGWYVTDFRGGNNGAASAPAASGDAKPADAPKAEAAAPAPAPAPAASPSSDTP; encoded by the coding sequence ATGCCCATCTACGCCTATCGGTGTGAGGCCTGCGGCCACGCCAAGGACGTGCTGCAGAAGATCTCCGACCCCGTGCTCAGCACCTGCCCGTCCTGCGGGGCGTCGGCCTTCAAGAAACAAGTGACCGCGGCCGGCTTTCAGCTCAAGGGCTCGGGTTGGTACGTGACCGACTTCCGCGGCGGCAACAACGGCGCCGCCAGCGCCCCGGCCGCCAGTGGCGACGCCAAGCCGGCTGATGCGCCCAAGGCCGAAGCGGCCGCGCCGGCCCCGGCCCCCGCCCCAGCAGCCAGTCCCTCCAGCGACACCCCCTGA